DNA sequence from the Rhizoctonia solani chromosome 10, complete sequence genome:
GAACACTTGAAAAGCGGGAGCGGAGCCAAACGCTCAAGGAATCCATTGACCGAAGCCGACGCTGCCTCAAGGCACTGCCGGTTTGGATTGATCAGTCAAATCGATCGGTGAAAGCACGGACAAACATTACCATCATTGTAAAGTCGCCGCCCCAATAATCGCCTTGCTGAAGGGACCTTGTAAATCCAAACGAATAGACCACCATGCGCGCGTATTCGATCGTCCTGGAAGATGGTTACTAAGGATTTTTAATAGAGGTCCTGAATAAACTTACTGCCTAAGAATACCCTTGCGGAGCATGCCGCTTTGTTGATCTCTATCTTCAGCTCGGCGAGTAAAGTGATGGACTTCGTCACGGAGAGTCTGGATCGTGTTGTTAAAGCCCATTGTGAGCTCCATATAGTCCAGCGCCTGTTATTGACgtcagcatatatgcacccGCCCCCCGGATCAGGAACACCTACCCCATTGGAAGACTTAGCAAATTGCATAAACTCGTTGACGGCCTTGAATATCTTGTGCTCCAGCTCACTTTGAATGCTTTGTGCATCCGTGCCACGAATTTGCCCACTCGAGGGGCGAAGTGAAGGGAGCCTGCCGTGCTTGACAGAGCTCCAGCTATCGAGCAGTAGGCACGCGCGCCATGTACGAATATGATTGGCCAATTCCAAAGCCTCAGTTCGGTTCACGGGCGCTTGGCGAGAAGCAAGGTGAAGGTTGAGGTCGGTAGCCATCCGAAGCGCCATCCTGTAGGTGAACACGGTAAGTTACCGGTATATATGCCCATGATGGTGAGTCAAGTGGCGACATACCCAACAAACAGAGAGGTGCGGTCATCAGTGAATCGCTGGACGGGAGGGGGGTATGCAGCAACCAATAGCAATGCCTGAACCGTATCTGCGTCCTTCAGCCCGTCTACGAGTGCCGCAGAGGCTGAGAGCTTGGCTTGCTGAAGGAGTTGGGGGTACAGGTTGGGGCGAGTTGTATAGTCGCGGGATGCAATTGTCAAGACTGAAGTCCTGTTGTTAGCAAATAAGATTTCAGTGGAAGTATGTCACACACCAATGGTGAACAAAAGGGGGCATCGCTGGAGCAAAGTTCGTGGGCTGTGAATGGCCGGGTCGAGTAATCCGAGACCGTGCTGGAGAAAGCAGTGTGTAAGAGTACGCTCAAGCGCGATGAATACACACTTACATTCCAGTATTGCATGAAACTAGAATATCTCGAAAAATTAGCGGAAATCACCATAAAATAACTGTAAAAGCGTACCGTTCAAACAGCTCATTTGCCTCGCGGGGCCCGACGACCCCACTCAACAGGATGTCAGGTACATGCGCCCGTTCGTTAATCATTCCACGTAATACAAGGTTAGAGGATGGGCCTGGGGGTCAGTGATTCCCTGTCAGCTACGCGTGGCTCGGTAATACCAAGTGGGTATAAAACAAGATGGCTGACCTTCCTGCCAGTACTGTGCACCCTGTGGATCGGCACGCTGAGCAAACACAGCTCGCGCATCGTTGGTGTTGAGGTGGGTAGGTGGGAGGTTAGCTAGTTGATCAAGAACTTCTTGTACCTCCCAGTAAGGCTTGCTCGATACAGAGAGTCGTGTGTAGCGTTCTAAGACCTTATCGATATCTTCATTGACCTCCCGAAGATCATCTCTAATACTATCTTCAGAGCTACGCAAGGGATTTAGTGCATCGTGGTCGATGGTGATGAGCTCGGTACTCACATTCGATTCCTATCGGGGGGTGGGGCTTTTCGTGGTCGAGGTATGCATTGTATCTTTGACTTTCGGCAACGACGACAGGAGTTCGGCCCCTCATACACACAACGTCGCTTACGCTCATAGCAATAGGTACATGCGCTGCATAATATGTCAACTTCAATGATCATTGCTCTAAACATGAACGTGCTCCTGTAACGCACCTGGATGCAGAACCACTGGAAGTGCTGTTGGGAGAAGATGCTGACCCCGGTGGCGAGTGCCCAGGAGTGTAGGCCATACCTATACGGGGAGGATACATCGGTTAACAGGGTAAAACGCAGACACCAACGGGGCAAGACCTACCGCCAGAACCGCTTGAATAGTGAGGATTGTGCGCCATCTATGAGAGCAATGTAGAAAGTAGTTGAGAGTGTTGATGATGCTAAAGAGCTACTGCTTCAACATTTAAACTATTGGAAAGGCTTGGGCTCCCATTTCAGACACAACTTTTCGCGCATCACTAGGAAGATTCCCGGGTTCGTGAACGCAGAGCCCGCAAGAAAACACACTGTAGGACCCTCTTGATGCTGTCACTCTCACTGTCTGCCCCGCGCCCGTTGTTGACTCGCTCGCAGACGCATCAAAGACAAAGCTCTGGCTCCTCCAAATTCATGTCACGTGTGCCGGTGATTCGCCGGTGGTGCATCACTACTCGGCTATGCCCTGGCACTGCCGCGACAATGATGCAATATTCCGACAAAAGGAGCTTTAATTTCTCGAGGCATTGGGCTTACCGTCTCGCGGCTACTGAAAGGCACACGTGTTTCGACGTCCTGAGCGAGTCACAGAGCATATCTCGTCAGGTGTGATCAAAGCGATACGATTTGGGTTTACCACTAATGCTATCACTACCGGCGGGTTCTTGAAGATTTCACTGGCACATGGCGTCATCCCTAATGAAGATAGGTTTGTGTGCCCAGGATTTATTAAATAAGTTCTAAGCGGTACTTCTCTTCTACTTCCTTTAGCTTAGAAATGTAGTCATACCCTACATAGTATGGTCAATACACAATTCGTCTCGCATAGTGACTCCATAATGATCGCCAATGTGCTGCGCCAGGTTACTCGGTATGAACCATAGTTGCGCTGCTACTGGGTGATTGATGTACAAAAGTTTGTATCATAGTTGTCCGTTTGGGCTGGTCTATCCTGAGCGCTACGACGCCACCGGGCCGACCCTTATATTATTCAATTTTGGTACATATAATTTGACTGCGGCAATACTCAAATATGTTAGAAGTTGAACATACTGTCCAAATCCAGTCAATTGATGCCCAAATTAAATTACGCAGTCGCACCTGAATACAAACGAGCACGGCTATGTCTAGGGCCAGTAACTCCGCAACCTCCGGTTCCTCTAGGCGTTTTGTCCCAATAATATCATATATCGAGGCCCCAGCAAGGTTGATCCATGCTGACGATTAGCGCATATGTCCATCGATAACTTATCCGTTCAGCGTACTGCTCAACGTTCCGACAGGTTACTCGGATTTAGGGAGTTGTGTGCTCTTTTGGAGATTACACATTCACGAAATAGGAGCAAAGAGTGACCCGTAGCAACTTTGCTCCCACATCGTCGGCGCACTCTTCACATGGCCAAGCCTGCAGCACGGAACGGGTGTCGCCAGCCTCTGACTCCTTGCAACATGTGTTTCTTGGGTGCTTCTGTCTCAATTTTCTTTCGGGGAAGTGGGGTCATCTCAGGACCTAGCAGAGCCGAGCGCCCACTATCATGATGTAGTGAGCTGAAGTATCCACTCATTTTTAGCACCGCATTTAGCCTCCTCACGACCTAGATGTGGTTTTTGGCGTGTTGTACCGATTAGAATCCCATTTGCGGGCTGAGCTCAATGTGATCCACCTGCTCGAGATGAAAGATGATTCATTCATTATATCGAAGCATAAACCCATTAGAAGCATGGAAAAGGAAGAGAAAATGAAGCGAGCTGCGGCACATCCATCGTCTTGTTTAGGATACCCAAGCCTAAAGAACTCATGACTTGTTCTTGGTAAGGTAATAGCTCGGAACATAGTCGCCTGTGAGCTTCTCAGGGCCTTCCAGCAATGCTATATAAGACGGGGGTGAGCATTTATCCCCTCGGCCGCCCGAGATGACTTGAAACGTACCGATCACCATACCAGTTGCAAGGTGAGCATCAATGTGGCAGTGAAGAACGATTGGGCCAGGGTCAACAGCGCGGAAACGCACAGCTGCCCATGCCTGACCAGTCATAGCGACGGGCTAGAGCACATTTAGTCAAGAATGCTAAATAGTCTATGCGCAATACTCACAGTGACAAAGTCATCGCGAAGGGGTGGGTTCTTGAGGTTAATGCCCTTGTAGCCGGCATCCACAGCTTCCTTGACGGAGGCATATGGGAAAGGACCATCGCCTGAGCCGAGGAACCATGCCTTGACACCGTGCTTATGCATGGGGTGAGGAGGATGCATAGCAGGATTACCAGCCGTAACAGTAAAGATCAAATCAACGAGAGTGCCATTGGGATACGAGAAGTAGACCGTGGGGTCAAGAGAAGCAATTTGGCCTGGCTGGAAGAGAAGGGGAGTGAAGTCGTCCTTGGGCTCGTGCCACGAGTTTCCTATTGGTATGGAGAATGAGTTATCTCTGTGAAGCTGATAATAGAATTTGGCTTGCCGTTAAGCACCCATCCGAATTCACTGGAGCGAGTGACGTTCAAAGCAAGTGTAAGGTCGGAAGCGCCCtgaggagggggagatgcAGGGAATGGCGACAGATTAGCCTGAACCAAATCGACACCACCGTTGATGATATTTCCAGCATAGTCGATGTACTGAACACAATCAGTCAACACGTTCTCCGATTAGTacatatgcactcactgGTTTCTTCGCTGCGGGAAGAGCATACTTCTCGACGACACCGGCACCGGTCTTTCCAGAGTTGACATAGGAAAGGATGGCATAGCCACTGATGAGTTGGGGAAGGACGACCGCAGCTGTgcggatgacataatctccaACTGGTTGATCAAGCTTGACAAAGAATTGGTAACGTTCGCCAATAGGAATGAGAATCGAGGTTGCAACTTGGACTTTGGTATAGTGACCGTCCGCGGCGACTAACAATGGGTGGTTAGTAGAGCTATGCAATCCGCCTGGCCTGTAACCCACAGAAGTACATCTTGTGCGAGTCGATGGAAACACGAAGATCCCAAAGGGCTCCGCTGTTCTGTAATACCGGTGCTATGTAAGTAGCTTAATCTCTGATTACACATGGCTCACTAACCAATAGGTTGAACGCAGCCCAGCCGTTAGACTTCTTGACGGTGAAGACTTCAAATGTGGTATTCGAATTGGTACAGTTATACCACATCGAGGGCTCAACCATCTCCGGCTACAAGTGGTAACATCTGTATGCTGCAGATATTACGAAGAGATGGAAAACTCACCCTGGACTCGGGGTAAGGGAACATGATCTTATTGCTGGGTTGAAGCTATCATGAAAAGTCAGTTTGAATCAAATATATATCTGAGCTAGATATAACATACGCATCTAAGAAGAACTTAGTTAATCAATTAAATTGCTTAAACGAGAAACATACCCTTTTTTGGTTAATGGCTTCTGCTCAGGAGCAGCGATCGCGTTAATCTCGGTCATGTTAGGGCATTTCACAGGTCCTTTGCCATTAGCTATATGCGGTGGTCAGATAAATGTGGGCTTAAGTGAAGTACGTTTACCCACTGAGTAGATTATCAATGCAAAGTTGTTCAACATCGGTACGCTCCCATTCGGCCATCCAGTGCTCCGATGTATAATGTTTGTAATCAAAGCTACCCAAGGTCAAGTATCAGCAGCTGAGACTGCATCTAAACATCCAACATACACattaaggaggaaggcgttCATTTCAGCGTCCCTCAGCTTCTTCAGGGTGGAAGTGCTATTAGAGATTTGGTTGAAGGGTTTGGGCTTATTGGGGTTAGGACGAATGTATAACGTTCCCTTCAAGCCATCGTCGAGTTGCATTTTCTGTTGATACGTAGTTAGTAATTTTGCCTTTGAGAAAAGATCTCGTTCCCTACGTAATGGGAGTGGTACCCTTTGAAGATACGACAGTCAGTTACCAAAGAAACCCTATTAATTAAACGCACTCACAATGGAAACCAGCTTGTTTGAGAGTAAAATTATAAACGAAATCTCCTCCTGGAGGAATTGGCCATTGGGTCATCCCAGGCACACCATCCGACCAGGGGGTTCCAACTTGTTCAAGGCTTAAAACCACGGGTCGGTAAAAATGAATGTTCAACTGGTATGTTTATACTCACCCGTGCCAGTGAATAGTAACGGGCTCATGGCCATTGTTGAGGACTTTGACGGAAACATCGTCGCCCTCATCCCAGACCAAGTGAGGTCCTGGAGTCTGGCCGTTAATGAGCCACGCTTCACGAGTTGTGCCATCGGCATTGTTAGTGCCATAAGTGAGCTGTAAAATGCCAACGCGTTCAGATGCGCGTAGGTATGATAAGCGACAGGCTTACATTGAGCGTATGTAGGCGGAGCGCGGCTTGAGCTACAGGTAGGATGGCCCCCAAAAAGAGAGGGACATTTCGAAGTTGCATTTCAACAAATCAATACGGTGGATGAAGTGTTGGTGAAGGAGTGAGACCACCTGGAGATACTGGAATAGGGAGTTCACTATCGTGATTTTATACGATATTTTTTCTACGAGCAAAGTCATCGCACTTGGTGCGGCGTCGTTGCGAGTCAGTAACGCAGTCTACTGGAGGCACTGGTTTAGTAACCTCTTACCATACATGGTCATGACGCGACCGCGACTCTGCTGCCCCGTGATGCATTTACTGGGCACTACCCACGATCGGCTTTTGTGTCCCGATGTCTGCCTTAGTGCGGTTAATTGTAATCAAAATTGCCAACATTCGCTAGAGGGCCATCCATTGATAGCCTGGGCCCGTCCTTCCAACCGAGACGACAAATCGGGTATATTTTCTCTATTCTACAATACAGGTCATTACCCAATAAATTTTCACATTCTCAGGTGAGTTCTAATACAATTGGTCAAACAATTATCCGGTACTTGCCAAATTCATACTGTTACCGTTCACGTTAAGCACACCTAAGATCCACCAATTTTAATACTAATTGAACAAACCCCTAAGAATGATGGTCCCAGAATCGATGTCTCCGGTAATGAAAAAAAAACAGCGGGGAAAAATGAGTTTCTGGGGCATCAATGTAAGAGTGCAAGTAGATCAGTGTAACATCAAACGAACCTTGGGAACATCAAAGGCGCTTATTCCGCCTAACCTTTTCCAAATTCACTCGGCGCTTGCATCCCTGACCGACTCTTCAGCTCCCTCATTACTCGTCATTTTCGTCAAGCCCGTGATAATCTCAACTTGATATACTTGATCTTATACTCTCTATCTTTTAAATAAATTGCAGATTTTTTTCATTGGTCTCCCGGGCTCCAGGTCAATGTGCAGCGATTGGCCAACAGACTTTCACTGGGCCAGTGGGTGGTTTCTATATGTCTGGAAGCTGTGATGACGCATTGATTCCTCGGTGCCCACATACTCCTGGGTGCATCGGAATAATCCAGCTCTCGAGATCAAAAAGCGCGCGAAATGAGCGCAGCAAGAGGCCATCTGACCCTCACGTGCACCATTATTGGGGTATTTTATTCCCCGGCATGAGGTTTCTTGAACCAGTTCATAACTAAATCCGAATTGCTCGCACTGACTAAGAGGGTCACAGCCCATATAGTGCAAACTGTCCATAGCTGAATGTAGCAAATAATGCGTACGTCCCTAACTTGATGTGGCGGCTCATTGAGAACTTACTTACTTAACGGTATGTACCACTGTAGTGAATATTCCATATTCGTCGGTGGCAACTACTGTCCAAGCGAGATGAATAGTTCAATTTGTGTAACTTTTCATTAACGCCGGTATACGAGGAACATGTATGAACTAGCTGAGCTCGCAGTTGCCTAAATTCACGAGATACATGTACACAATGTCCTGGACGCCCAATGTGCGCGTACACTGAAACGCGAGGTGGGTATACGACCATCAATCAGACAACTGGATGGGGTTACTGATACATGATGTTCAGGCACTCTCGACGTCGCTCAATACACCGCCACATAGAAGCTTAACCGACTTGATGGACTTCGAGTTTGCCGCCGGCTTCTTGGATGATTCCCATGTGTGGAGCCCAGTCGTAGCTCAGGTAACATATTCATCAATTGGATTTAATTACTGAGTTCTCTTGCAGCTAGTTTCTCGATCCATACAATCTTGTGGATATTTCAGATTTCAGGTCGCGCGCGCCATGAATGAGTGGCGGCGTGCGAGCAACCCCGGTTTAATTATTCTTAAGGTTAGGCCCTTGTCCTTGAACTGAGATCTCTCACGCGTAAATACACTCTATTATGATCAGATGATCGTGAATTTAATAAAATATTTATGATATTCAACTTGGGTGACGACACGATGAACCAATGGTCGGCCGCTACTACGGTAGGTCCAATGCGTATGAAAACTCCGAGTTCAGGCTTTATGCTAAAGTCAGCAGAAAGTAAAATGCTTTTTCCTCTCACAGGAATACTATCCCTTATTCATTTGCCAAGAGTTGCATCTACACGGGTACTCAGGTCAAAGTACTAGTGGCAGCATCCCTGAACGTCTGAGCTTTGAGTGGCGTGGAATGGTTGTACACATGAGTACAGCAGTTCACGGGCTTATGGGCGTGAAACGAGCCTGTCTTGGATGCACCTCAATAGAACATTGGTGGTAATCGCGCAGAGTATCATCACGTTTGCGCGACAATACATTCCCGTAGCTGTAGTATTAGTGCCAATCCAGAAAACAATTGTTCGTCAAGTCATCTCGATTGCGTAGTTTTCAACGAGCTGTCGTACCTATAGCATCACATAGTCTCATGACGAAGATTATCAGTTAAGACCATCAGATGCGTGGTGCTTCTCGTATTTCTCGCTAAGCAGTGACATATTAAACATCACTTATTTTGAATTAACTTGATGCAGATTCGATATCTCATTCATGGAAATTGAAGTGGCACAGACTTGCAATGTGACAAGCACGAGGCCGAATCCTTTGATCTTCTTTTGATATCTATAGTAGTGTAGCGTGATCAGAGCCTTAGCCATGTCTAAACAGGGTAGCATAGAGCCTTGATCGCCAAAAAAACTAGCAGGGATATGTATGCATACATAAACAGATTAATACATTGACTACAGTAAGACTTCTAAAACTTCTCGCATGCCATACAAAACCTGGGGGAAGGGGCTTGATGTAGAGGTGCGCGGCACACGCTCTGATTACTCAGGGAAGGTTGAGCAATTACAGGGAGAAACCTTGCAGCATGGTCAATCAGCCTAGGTGCACGCCGCTAAGAAGAAAATCAAATACATTTTACGATGACTCTGTAAGTGGTGAAGTCCCCCGTTCTATTGGGGAGTAATGGTATTAAATAAAAATAACACCATCATCTCCCCATAGAATATTCTGCCATGGTGAAAGTGTTGAAAATCCTGCCCGCTCAAGGTAGACTTTCACAGAGCGGTCAAAGGCGTTTTCCTGTAAAGGTTCAGGGTTGTCGTCATGCCTCCGGGCGAATATGATAACACGCTCGCCTGCCTCCGGGGTGTTGGCTACATGTGTCTAAGCGTTAGACACGATGTGTAATAGTGAAAGAGTTATGCAAGACATTTAAGTGAGCAAGTGGGTGACGCAAAGAATTATGCTAGAGCTAGGGAAGGGAGGCTTTTTGAGACGAATCCAAGGAAACTTACCACTGGCGATGAATAATTTCAGGGAATATGTA
Encoded proteins:
- a CDS encoding Fungal specific transcription factor domain; the encoded protein is MAHNPHYSSGSGGMAYTPGHSPPGSASSPNSTSSGSASSACTYCYERKRRCVYEGPNSCRRCRKSKIQCIPRPRKAPPPDRNRISEDSIRDDLREVNEDIDKVLERYTRLSVSSKPYWEVQEVLDQLANLPPTHLNTNDARAVFAQRADPQGAQYWQEGPSSNLVLRGMINERAHVPDILLSGVVGPREANELFERFMQYWNHGLGLLDPAIHSPRTLLQRCPLLFTIVLTIASRDYTTRPNLYPQLLQQAKLSASAALVDGLKDADTVQALLLVAAYPPPVQRFTDDRTSLFVGMALRMATDLNLHLASRQAPVNRTEALELANHIRTWRACLLLDSWSSVKHGRLPSLRPSSGQIRGTDAQSIQSELEHKIFKAVNEFMQFAKSSNGALDYMELTMGFNNTIQTLRDEVHHFTRRAEDRDQQSGMLRKGILRQTIEYARMVVYSFGFTRSLQQGDYWGGDFTMMCLEAASASVNGFLERLAPLPLFKCSPDAWFEYAAFSAAFLLKLLRPQFQNIIHTSERGRVAELVKRLVDWYRSPHVALPIENHLPRVLADFLERAASHIPEYTAAAGSRGLSRTTRQTPSPPSSATYSGGFNLSPGESLATAMCGTIPEWWEYLDRELPGHL
- a CDS encoding Multicopper oxidase; the encoded protein is MQLRNVPLFLGAILPVAQAALRLHTLNLTYGTNNADGTTREAWLINGQTPGPHLVWDEGDDVSVKVLNNGHEPVTIHWHGLEQVGTPWSDGVPGMTQWPIPPGGDFVYNFTLKQAGFHWYHSHYKMQLDDGLKGTLYIRPNPNKPKPFNQISNSTSTLKKLRDAEMNAFLLNVFDYKHYTSEHWMAEWERTDVEQLCIDNLLTNGKGPVKCPNMTEINAIAAPEQKPLTKKGCLQPSNKIMFPYPESRPEMVEPSMWYNCTNSNTTFEVFTVKKSNGWAAFNLLNSGALWDLRVSIDSHKMYFFAADGHYTKVQVATSILIPIGERYQFFVKLDQPVGDYVIRTAAVVLPQLISGYAILSYVNSGKTGAGVVEKYALPAAKKPYIDYAGNIINGGVDLVQANLSPFPASPPPQGASDLTLALNVTRSRNSWHEPKDDFTPLLFQPGQIASLDPTVYFSYPNGTLVDLIFTVTAGNPAMHPPHPMHKHGVKAWFLGSGDGPFPYASVKEAVDAGYKGINLKNPPLRDDFVTPVAMTGQAWAAVRFRAVDPGPIVLHCHIDAHLATGMVIALLEGPEKLTGDYVPSYYLTKNKS